Proteins from a genomic interval of Hemicordylus capensis ecotype Gifberg chromosome 14, rHemCap1.1.pri, whole genome shotgun sequence:
- the LOC128337213 gene encoding protein S100-A16-like, with amino-acid sequence MAGNLSELEPAIQVLVDTYDQYAGKDLWGKRRSAIRKKDFQKLLRQELNHMLTDTENKEAAARLTRDLDKDSDGKISFEEYWNLLGEIVHGLLECRIANEK; translated from the exons ATGGCTGGCAACCTCTCCGAGCTGGAGCCGGCCATCCAGGTGTTGGTAGACACCTACGACCAGTATGCCGGCAAGGACCTTTGGGGCAAGAGACGGAGCGCCATCCGGAAGAAGGATTTCCAGAAGCTGCTGAGACAAGAGCTTAATCACATGCTGACA GATACTGAGAacaaggaagctgctgccagactgacCCGTGATCTGGATAAGGACAGTGATGGGAAGATTAGCTTCGAGGAATACTGGAACTTGCTGGGCGAAATTGTTCATGGACTCTTGGAATGCCGGATAGCGAACGAGAAGTAG